The Oceanisphaera avium genome includes a region encoding these proteins:
- a CDS encoding DUF1244 domain-containing protein — translation MDKQTQTELEAAAFRALLAHLDERKDVQNIDLMNLAGFCRNCLSKWYLAAAKEQEVAMDYDQAREHVYGMPYEQWKAQFQADATPEQLAAFANSHK, via the coding sequence GTGGATAAGCAAACTCAGACTGAATTAGAAGCCGCCGCATTTCGTGCCTTATTAGCGCATCTTGACGAGCGCAAAGACGTGCAAAATATCGATTTGATGAACTTAGCGGGCTTTTGCCGCAATTGCTTAAGTAAATGGTATTTAGCCGCTGCTAAAGAGCAAGAAGTCGCTATGGATTATGACCAAGCTCGTGAACATGTTTATGGCATGCCTTATGAGCAATGGAAAGCACAATTCCAAGCGGACGCCACGCCAGAACAACTGGCTGCGTTTGCTAACAGCCATAAATGA
- the yfbR gene encoding 5'-deoxynucleotidase, giving the protein MADNNERSHFFAHMARMKLIHRWPLMRNISQENVAEHSLQVAMVAHALAVIKNTFYQGQLDPAKAAMQALFHDASEVLTGDLPTPVKYYNDDMARAYKEIESNAEQSLIKMLPTELQAAYAPLLSAHSDDDYGHLVKSADLLCAYLKCIEELSAGNQEFAAAKQRLRTMLEARMNAEIRYFMQVFVPSFAQSLDEISSSEF; this is encoded by the coding sequence ATGGCAGATAATAATGAGCGCAGTCATTTTTTTGCACATATGGCACGGATGAAGCTAATCCACCGCTGGCCACTGATGCGCAATATTTCTCAAGAAAACGTGGCCGAGCACAGCTTACAAGTAGCCATGGTAGCCCATGCGCTGGCCGTCATTAAAAACACCTTTTATCAAGGTCAGCTTGATCCGGCTAAAGCCGCCATGCAAGCGCTATTTCATGATGCCAGTGAGGTGCTAACCGGCGACTTACCGACGCCAGTTAAATACTATAACGATGACATGGCACGCGCTTATAAAGAAATTGAAAGTAATGCGGAGCAGAGTTTAATTAAGATGCTGCCCACAGAGCTACAAGCGGCTTATGCTCCCCTACTCAGTGCTCACAGCGATGATGACTATGGTCATTTAGTAAAATCAGCAGACTTATTGTGTGCTTATTTAAAATGTATTGAAGAGCTTAGCGCGGGCAACCAAGAGTTTGCTGCTGCCAAGCAGCGACTACGCACTATGCTTGAAGCGCGCATGAATGCGGAAATCCGTTATTTTATGCAGGTATTTGTACCAAGCTTTGCACAATCGCTAGATGAAATATCGAGCAGTGAATTTTAG
- a CDS encoding DUF3833 domain-containing protein, translated as MRIKNLLLTLVTLVILSLGLMSCSSKIDDYANTTPRFELDKYFNGQLSAHGMIQDRSGKVLRRFSVAMVGSWQGNKGTLEEDFVYDDGEKQRRVWQIEKTADGHYTGTAGDVVVPATGQTQGYALNWRYTLAVPVEGKVWHINFNDWMYQLDEKRVLNRAEMTKFGFKVGEVTLWIERKE; from the coding sequence ATGCGGATCAAAAACTTACTGTTAACGCTAGTCACCCTAGTGATTCTGAGCTTAGGCTTAATGTCATGCAGCAGCAAAATTGATGACTATGCCAATACCACGCCGCGCTTTGAGTTAGATAAATACTTTAATGGCCAGTTGAGCGCTCATGGCATGATACAAGATAGGTCTGGCAAAGTATTACGCCGCTTTAGCGTTGCCATGGTCGGCTCTTGGCAGGGGAATAAAGGCACGCTAGAAGAAGACTTTGTTTATGACGACGGCGAAAAACAACGCCGCGTGTGGCAGATTGAGAAAACCGCAGATGGCCACTATACCGGCACTGCTGGAGATGTAGTGGTGCCCGCCACCGGCCAAACCCAAGGTTATGCCCTTAATTGGCGCTACACCTTAGCGGTACCGGTGGAGGGTAAGGTATGGCACATTAACTTTAATGATTGGATGTATCAGTTAGATGAAAAACGGGTATTAAATCGCGCTGAAATGACTAAGTTTGGCTTTAAGGTCGGCGAAGTTACGCTTTGGATAGAGCGTAAAGAGTAA
- a CDS encoding chalcone isomerase family protein produces MTHLLKVATLLLTIFSLMLAPSLLAQQRVKEQAVAESNLQRVGQGQMKWMLFNLYQAHFYSRNGQYQEGHYPQALILAYQKSISRDALIEATLEEWQRLNIKVSPSWVTQLTRIWPSVNKGDELAIRVSKSGVSTFYFNQKVLGEIHDPDFGPAFLAIWLSEDSRNPKLTRQLKGQ; encoded by the coding sequence ATGACTCACTTACTTAAGGTTGCCACGCTGCTATTAACGATCTTTAGTCTTATGCTGGCGCCTTCGTTATTAGCGCAACAGCGAGTGAAAGAGCAGGCTGTGGCTGAGTCTAACTTGCAACGAGTGGGTCAGGGCCAAATGAAATGGATGTTGTTTAATCTTTATCAAGCGCATTTCTACAGCCGTAATGGTCAGTACCAAGAGGGGCACTATCCTCAAGCACTGATCTTGGCCTATCAAAAGTCAATCAGTCGCGATGCATTAATCGAAGCCACATTAGAAGAGTGGCAGCGCTTAAACATTAAGGTGTCTCCCAGTTGGGTCACCCAGCTCACTCGCATTTGGCCCTCGGTCAATAAAGGGGATGAATTAGCGATTCGAGTCAGTAAGTCAGGAGTCAGTACTTTTTACTTTAATCAAAAAGTATTAGGCGAAATTCATGACCCTGACTTTGGACCGGCGTTTCTCGCGATTTGGCTATCTGAAGATAGCCGTAATCCTAAGCTCACTCGTCAATTAAAAGGACAATAA
- a CDS encoding DUF2878 domain-containing protein, with amino-acid sequence MSKWQWAQLVGFYGFWLLAVMGQNLVAWLLALLLMAHFIVTPNPRLDFKVVSLALLGLSVDVVLTLSGVFSFSQWPVWLGLLWVGFVLTLGHSMAWLATRPRWQQALLGAVTGPSSYITGWRLGAVDLPLGPGWTLLLLAPLWSLLLITLVRLDVTLRRHSDDSLT; translated from the coding sequence ATGTCTAAGTGGCAATGGGCTCAATTAGTTGGTTTTTACGGCTTTTGGTTGCTCGCTGTTATGGGGCAAAACTTAGTCGCTTGGTTATTAGCGCTGTTATTAATGGCGCATTTTATTGTCACTCCTAATCCTCGCCTTGATTTCAAGGTAGTAAGCCTTGCGTTATTGGGCTTAAGTGTAGATGTCGTGCTTACCTTGAGTGGCGTGTTTAGCTTTAGCCAATGGCCAGTTTGGTTAGGCTTATTGTGGGTCGGTTTTGTGCTAACACTTGGTCATAGCATGGCTTGGCTAGCGACGCGTCCTCGCTGGCAACAAGCACTGCTAGGCGCTGTAACAGGGCCCAGCTCTTACATTACGGGCTGGCGCTTAGGGGCGGTGGACTTACCTTTAGGGCCTGGGTGGACTTTGCTGTTATTAGCGCCGTTATGGTCATTATTATTAATCACATTAGTCCGCCTAGACGTCACTTTAAGGAGACACAGTGATGACTCACTTACTTAA
- a CDS encoding SAM-dependent methyltransferase gives METTLIRSQPRQLDRLARRLAFSLLNELTAAGLTIKEGSQVFFFGDRHATLQAHIQVHEPRFYRQLMLGGSIGAGEAWVEGNWDSADLAKVVQLFARNMATLDKFERRLAWLTTVWHKLKHKFNRNSLVGSRANIAAHYDLGNDMYQLFLDPLMQYSSAVFPSATASLEEAQQHKLHLICQQLELGADDHLLEIGTGWGGLACFAAEHYGCRVTTTTLSAEQLKVAQARVEAAGLSDRVNLLLEDYRDLTGQYDKLVSVEMIEAVGHEYLPVYFTALNRLLKPNGKLFIQAITIADQRYHSYRSGVDFIQRYIFPGGCLPSVSEMARHLTAQTDMTISHLQDYGQHYAHTLHIWASRFQHKEMALQDLGYSRDFHRLWAFYFAYCEGGFREGSIGLIHLTAAKPGARRCLSGNGLN, from the coding sequence ATGGAAACGACGCTTATCCGCTCGCAACCACGGCAACTTGATCGCTTAGCACGTCGCTTAGCATTTTCGTTACTTAATGAACTGACAGCAGCAGGATTAACCATTAAAGAGGGCAGCCAAGTATTTTTTTTTGGCGATCGTCATGCCACTTTACAAGCCCATATTCAGGTACATGAGCCACGCTTTTATCGACAACTGATGTTGGGCGGTAGCATAGGGGCGGGCGAAGCTTGGGTGGAAGGCAATTGGGATAGTGCTGACTTAGCCAAAGTGGTGCAATTATTTGCTCGTAATATGGCTACCTTAGATAAGTTTGAACGCCGCCTCGCGTGGCTGACCACTGTTTGGCATAAGTTAAAGCATAAGTTTAATCGCAATTCGCTGGTCGGTAGTCGTGCCAATATTGCCGCCCATTATGATTTGGGCAATGACATGTATCAGCTGTTTTTAGACCCTTTGATGCAATACTCCTCGGCGGTGTTTCCCAGTGCCACCGCCAGCTTAGAAGAAGCGCAACAGCATAAATTACATTTAATTTGCCAACAGTTAGAGCTGGGTGCTGATGATCATCTGCTGGAAATTGGTACCGGCTGGGGCGGGTTAGCCTGCTTTGCCGCCGAGCATTATGGCTGTCGCGTAACCACGACCACCTTATCTGCCGAGCAGCTCAAGGTGGCTCAAGCTCGAGTAGAGGCTGCAGGTTTAAGCGATAGAGTGAATTTATTGCTTGAGGATTATCGCGACTTAACCGGCCAATACGATAAATTAGTGTCGGTAGAAATGATTGAAGCCGTGGGTCATGAATATTTACCTGTGTATTTTACAGCGCTCAATCGCTTACTTAAACCTAATGGCAAATTATTTATTCAAGCCATAACCATTGCCGATCAGCGCTACCACAGTTATCGCAGTGGTGTGGACTTTATTCAGCGTTATATTTTTCCTGGTGGCTGTTTACCCTCAGTCAGTGAAATGGCTCGCCATTTAACAGCACAAACCGATATGACCATCAGTCATCTTCAAGACTATGGCCAGCATTATGCACACACCTTACATATTTGGGCGAGTCGCTTTCAACATAAAGAAATGGCTTTACAAGACTTAGGCTACAGTCGAGATTTTCATCGTCTTTGGGCCTTTTATTTTGCCTATTGCGAAGGTGGATTTCGTGAAGGCAGCATAGGGCTCATACACCTAACGGCAGCAAAACCAGGAGCGCGCAGATGTCTAAGTGGCAATGGGCTCAATTAG
- a CDS encoding DUF1365 domain-containing protein: MNTNPDFNIQPQLLQSAIYQGSVRHRRFLPKAHNFSYGLYMLALDLDELAELARRSRLFALERFAALSFRRRDYLGDPATPLKTAVLNEVAHLGGRISELDRVVMLGQVRCFGLYFSPLNVFFCYQGQQARYALMEVHNTPWNQRHCYLVDLHTLEPTDKDFHVSPFMDMAMQYHWRISPPQIDKSKVLVHIENRDPDLVFDATLSLRRHVFERSVLKAAWLHWPWMTLTIIRGIYWQAVRLFLKRIPYHSPC; encoded by the coding sequence ATGAACACAAATCCCGACTTCAATATCCAACCTCAACTGCTACAGAGCGCCATCTACCAAGGCTCGGTACGCCACCGGCGTTTTCTGCCTAAAGCTCATAACTTTAGCTATGGCTTATATATGCTGGCGCTGGACTTAGATGAATTAGCAGAGCTGGCTCGGCGCAGTCGGTTATTTGCTCTAGAGCGCTTTGCTGCGTTAAGTTTTCGTCGCCGAGATTATTTAGGTGATCCCGCCACGCCCTTAAAAACGGCAGTGTTAAATGAAGTGGCTCACTTAGGTGGCAGGATAAGCGAGCTTGATCGGGTGGTGATGTTGGGTCAGGTGCGCTGCTTTGGGCTTTACTTTAGCCCATTGAATGTCTTTTTTTGTTATCAAGGCCAGCAGGCGCGCTATGCGCTGATGGAGGTACATAACACCCCTTGGAATCAGCGCCACTGCTATTTAGTGGACCTACACACTCTTGAACCGACCGATAAAGACTTTCATGTGTCGCCTTTTATGGACATGGCCATGCAGTATCACTGGCGTATAAGCCCGCCACAAATAGATAAATCTAAGGTGCTGGTGCACATAGAAAATCGTGACCCTGATTTAGTCTTTGATGCCACCTTAAGCCTGCGGCGCCATGTGTTTGAGCGCAGCGTGCTAAAGGCGGCTTGGCTACATTGGCCCTGGATGACGCTAACCATAATACGCGGCATTTATTGGCAAGCAGTGCGTTTATTTTTAAAACGTATTCCCTATCATTCTCCCTGTTAA
- a CDS encoding NAD(P)/FAD-dependent oxidoreductase, whose translation MSDGHNKLADKKAAAKKIAIVGSGISGLTTAWLLSEQHSVTLFEANDYLGGHTATVDVQVNGKTLAVDTGFIVFNDRTYPNFERLLARIGVKAKATEMSFSVQQAQTGLEYNGHTLGSMFAQRSNLVSLKFYGFLAEIVRFNLLCKKVLKEGTLNQSDTLGDFLTQYGFSDFFTGHYILPMVAAIWSSSLAGSRAFPLAFFLRFFNHHGLLNLIDRPQWYVVQGGSRSYIPALTAPLSDIRLSTPVQSIRRHEDGVTITTAAGSEAFDEVVLACHSDQALRLLSDATAKEQAILSGLEYRDNEVMLHTDTALLPKEPRAWASWNYWLDGYEEALPAVTYNMNILQGFESEQTVCVTLNRGDAIAPEKILRRFNYAHPVYNSGAIAAQSRRFEICGLQHTHFCGAYWYNGFHEDGVNSALDVCARFGIGL comes from the coding sequence ATGAGTGATGGTCATAACAAGTTGGCCGACAAAAAAGCGGCGGCTAAAAAAATAGCCATTGTGGGTAGTGGGATCTCGGGTCTCACCACGGCTTGGCTGTTAAGTGAACAACATAGCGTCACGCTATTTGAAGCCAATGATTATTTGGGCGGCCATACCGCCACGGTTGATGTGCAAGTTAACGGCAAGACGCTGGCGGTAGATACGGGTTTTATTGTCTTTAACGATCGCACTTATCCCAACTTTGAACGGTTATTAGCGCGCATTGGCGTCAAAGCCAAGGCCACTGAAATGAGCTTTAGTGTGCAGCAAGCTCAAACAGGACTCGAGTATAACGGTCATACTCTAGGCTCTATGTTTGCTCAGCGCAGTAACCTCGTTAGCTTAAAATTTTACGGTTTTTTAGCTGAGATAGTGCGCTTTAACTTATTGTGTAAAAAGGTACTTAAAGAAGGCACGCTTAATCAAAGTGATACCTTAGGCGACTTTTTAACCCAATATGGCTTTTCAGACTTTTTTACCGGCCATTATATTTTGCCCATGGTAGCGGCGATTTGGTCATCTTCTTTGGCTGGTAGTCGCGCCTTTCCCCTAGCGTTCTTCTTACGTTTTTTTAACCATCATGGCCTGCTTAACCTGATTGACCGTCCACAGTGGTACGTAGTACAGGGCGGCTCGCGCAGCTATATTCCGGCACTGACTGCTCCTTTATCCGATATTCGCCTTTCAACACCGGTACAAAGTATTCGTCGACATGAAGATGGCGTAACCATTACTACGGCGGCGGGCAGTGAAGCCTTCGATGAAGTGGTGCTGGCCTGTCATTCCGACCAAGCGCTGCGCTTACTTAGTGATGCGACGGCTAAAGAGCAAGCAATCTTAAGTGGCCTTGAGTATCGAGATAACGAAGTTATGTTACATACCGATACCGCTTTATTGCCCAAAGAGCCTCGGGCTTGGGCGAGTTGGAATTATTGGCTTGATGGCTATGAAGAGGCCTTGCCAGCGGTTACTTATAACATGAATATTTTGCAAGGATTCGAGTCTGAGCAAACGGTGTGTGTCACGCTAAATCGGGGCGATGCCATAGCGCCTGAAAAAATATTACGCCGCTTTAATTATGCTCATCCGGTTTATAACTCCGGCGCCATTGCTGCTCAGTCACGCCGCTTTGAGATATGTGGCCTACAGCATACCCACTTTTGTGGCGCCTACTGGTATAACGGTTTTCATGAAGATGGTGTTAATAGTGCCCTCGATGTCTGTGCCCGTTTTGGTATTGGCTTATGA
- a CDS encoding SDR family NAD(P)-dependent oxidoreductase, translated as MKRVLITGASSGMGLQLAKDYAAEGWQVVACGRDHEKLQLALSGISVEACVFDMQDADEIKQAVAQLAPCDLVILNAGNCEYIEDVLNFDAARFARVINVNLIGTANCVAALIPHIKSGGRLAVVSSSVSFLPLTRSEAYGASKAGLDYLVRTLAIDLAPHNIAVSLIRPGFVDTPLTQKNDFAMPGQVNTDYASRAIRRGLAKGQSEISFPFGLITVLRLLSWLPQGLWRRLAQRMVRTES; from the coding sequence ATGAAGCGCGTCTTAATTACTGGTGCCAGCTCTGGCATGGGCTTACAGCTTGCCAAAGACTATGCCGCCGAGGGCTGGCAAGTGGTGGCTTGTGGGCGAGATCATGAAAAATTACAGCTCGCGCTCTCAGGGATAAGCGTTGAGGCCTGTGTGTTTGATATGCAAGATGCCGACGAGATAAAACAGGCGGTGGCCCAGTTAGCGCCCTGTGATTTGGTGATACTCAATGCCGGCAACTGCGAATATATAGAAGATGTACTTAATTTTGATGCTGCGCGGTTTGCTCGCGTTATTAACGTCAATTTAATTGGCACCGCCAACTGCGTGGCGGCACTTATCCCGCATATAAAATCAGGTGGGCGCTTAGCCGTAGTCAGCTCTTCGGTGAGTTTTTTACCGCTCACGCGCTCCGAAGCCTACGGCGCCTCTAAAGCGGGTTTAGATTATTTAGTGCGCACACTGGCTATCGATTTAGCGCCACATAATATAGCCGTTAGTCTGATCCGTCCTGGATTTGTTGATACGCCGCTTACACAAAAAAATGACTTTGCTATGCCAGGTCAAGTGAACACCGATTATGCCAGCCGTGCTATTCGCCGTGGCCTCGCTAAGGGGCAGTCAGAAATTAGTTTTCCCTTTGGCTTGATCACAGTGTTACGCCTTTTATCTTGGTTACCCCAGGGCCTGTGGCGTCGGCTAGCTCAGCGTATGGTAAGGACAGAGTCATGA
- a CDS encoding nuclear transport factor 2 family protein: MSPALAVFCREYQVLSATNLSGLQAIYAPHIVFEDPSHQLAGLTNLQRYFEHLFSHVRHCQFEIAQIIEQEGEAFVRWQMRFSHPKLNGGEEISVPGVSHLHFSEQVDFHRDYFDLGAMLYEHIPVMGALVKSLKRRLSQ, from the coding sequence ATGAGCCCAGCTCTCGCGGTGTTTTGTCGGGAATATCAAGTTTTGTCGGCCACTAACTTAAGCGGGCTGCAAGCCATTTATGCGCCTCATATTGTGTTTGAAGACCCCAGTCATCAGCTGGCGGGATTAACGAATTTACAGCGTTATTTTGAACACTTATTTAGCCATGTTCGCCACTGTCAATTTGAGATAGCACAGATTATAGAACAAGAAGGAGAGGCGTTTGTGCGCTGGCAGATGCGTTTTTCTCATCCCAAGCTCAATGGGGGAGAAGAGATTAGTGTGCCCGGTGTCAGCCACTTGCACTTTAGTGAACAAGTCGATTTTCATCGCGATTACTTCGACTTAGGCGCCATGCTCTATGAGCATATTCCGGTGATGGGCGCCTTAGTAAAATCCCTAAAGCGGAGGCTTAGCCAATGA
- the phrB gene encoding deoxyribodipyrimidine photo-lyase: MRHLVWFRSDLRVADNPALFEACVNGATVSAIYIDCLEQWQSHGRSAIQRDFLSRHLQALSAELSQLGIDLTLLEVARFSDVPQCLAAWLAKHPHDALYANREIAIDERRRDKAVQAHLKNTPSIHVFNGDCVFNPGSLTTQSGDMYKVFTPFSKTWLAQLRASGFRLLPPPNAQAKPLTPRDIELKGERVSSNHWPCGERAAAQRLAQFCESHLYDYGHARDYPAVAGTSGLSPYLALGVLSPNQCLAAIEQQLGFLPMSRGEQGFAWLNELIWREFYRHLMVAFPQLSMNRAFKPDTEGLQWSQDSGAFQAWCQGQTGYPIVDAAMRCLNATGWMHNRLRMIVASFLTKDLHLSWRQGEDYFMSCLIDGELAANNGGWQWAAGTGADAAPYFRVFNPTTQGERFDGKGEFIRQWLPELADVPTKYIHSPHDWLNQHQPAHQYPAPIVDHKRARLHAIAMFDALKDNSREHLSPHELSAQQQAQAMLKELDQEVI, translated from the coding sequence ATGCGTCATTTAGTATGGTTTAGATCCGACTTGCGAGTAGCTGATAACCCAGCACTTTTCGAAGCTTGTGTAAACGGCGCCACCGTCAGTGCTATTTATATTGACTGCCTAGAGCAGTGGCAAAGCCATGGGCGAAGTGCCATACAAAGGGATTTTTTAAGTCGCCATTTACAGGCACTCAGTGCAGAGCTAAGCCAATTAGGAATTGATTTGACGCTCTTAGAGGTAGCGCGATTTAGTGACGTGCCTCAGTGCTTAGCCGCTTGGCTGGCTAAACATCCACACGATGCCCTTTATGCTAATCGTGAGATTGCGATTGATGAACGCCGTCGCGATAAAGCGGTACAAGCGCATTTAAAAAACACCCCGTCGATACACGTATTTAATGGAGACTGCGTTTTTAACCCTGGCAGTCTGACTACCCAAAGCGGCGATATGTATAAGGTATTTACGCCCTTTTCAAAAACTTGGTTGGCTCAATTACGCGCCTCAGGTTTTCGCTTATTACCGCCTCCTAATGCGCAAGCTAAGCCGCTAACTCCTAGAGATATTGAGCTAAAAGGTGAGCGAGTCAGTAGTAACCATTGGCCTTGTGGCGAGCGAGCCGCAGCCCAACGCTTAGCACAATTTTGTGAGTCGCACTTATATGACTACGGTCATGCGCGAGACTACCCAGCGGTGGCAGGCACCAGTGGTTTATCGCCCTATTTAGCGCTGGGCGTTCTTTCACCTAATCAATGCTTAGCCGCTATTGAGCAGCAACTGGGTTTTTTACCTATGAGTCGTGGGGAGCAAGGATTTGCGTGGTTAAACGAGCTGATTTGGCGAGAGTTTTATCGTCATCTAATGGTCGCTTTTCCGCAATTATCAATGAATCGTGCTTTTAAGCCCGACACTGAAGGCTTGCAATGGAGCCAAGATAGCGGCGCTTTTCAAGCGTGGTGCCAAGGCCAAACTGGCTATCCTATTGTGGACGCGGCGATGCGCTGCCTTAATGCTACTGGTTGGATGCATAACCGTTTGCGCATGATAGTGGCGAGTTTTCTTACTAAAGATCTGCATTTAAGCTGGCGTCAAGGCGAAGACTATTTTATGTCGTGCTTAATTGATGGCGAGCTGGCAGCTAATAATGGGGGATGGCAGTGGGCGGCCGGTACCGGTGCGGATGCGGCTCCTTATTTTCGAGTTTTTAATCCCACCACCCAAGGTGAGCGCTTTGATGGAAAGGGTGAGTTTATTCGCCAATGGCTGCCTGAGCTTGCCGACGTGCCCACTAAATATATTCATAGTCCTCATGATTGGCTAAACCAACATCAACCCGCTCATCAGTATCCAGCACCGATTGTGGATCATAAACGCGCTCGTCTACATGCCATCGCCATGTTTGATGCCCTAAAAGATAACAGCCGTGAGCATTTATCGCCCCATGAGTTAAGTGCACAACAGCAAGCCCAAGCCATGCTTAAAGAACTCGATCAGGAGGTGATATGA
- a CDS encoding MerR family transcriptional regulator, translated as MASDTQLTAPISGDSTPLYPIRDVSRLTGINPVTLRAWQRRYGLLKPARTEKGHRLYSEADINLIRHILHWLEQGVSIGQVKSLLNTPSPQVSGSNWQQAQSQLMDSALGLNLSRLEAEILELASLYPAELVLRKVLEPWLLALAQLHRPDGQLIEQSARALLMRLIQQLLTIKSGPIIAVARVGQVHKQHALFTQFELQGMECRSFNLGLLDPHTLPLAAGRLKFDGLVVVLGAGLNERWFLEADALLPSNTFYVGELGTIYLQQGWLNRPFSVGVSDLKREHDASFSMV; from the coding sequence ATGGCATCTGACACTCAACTAACCGCCCCCATCAGCGGCGATTCAACCCCACTTTATCCTATTCGCGACGTGTCGCGCTTAACCGGCATTAATCCGGTGACCTTGCGGGCTTGGCAGCGTCGCTATGGTTTATTGAAACCGGCACGCACCGAAAAAGGCCATCGCCTGTATAGCGAAGCGGACATCAACCTGATCCGCCATATTCTGCATTGGCTAGAACAAGGGGTCAGTATTGGGCAAGTCAAAAGCCTGCTTAATACGCCTAGCCCACAGGTGAGTGGTTCAAATTGGCAACAAGCTCAAAGCCAATTAATGGACTCAGCGCTTGGCTTAAACTTAAGCCGCTTAGAAGCAGAAATTTTAGAATTAGCCAGCTTGTATCCAGCAGAGTTAGTGCTGCGCAAAGTGCTTGAGCCCTGGTTATTAGCACTAGCGCAATTGCACAGACCCGATGGTCAATTAATTGAGCAAAGTGCTCGTGCTCTATTAATGCGCTTAATCCAGCAACTATTAACCATTAAAAGCGGCCCCATTATTGCGGTCGCTAGAGTGGGGCAGGTGCATAAACAACATGCCCTGTTTACTCAGTTTGAATTACAGGGCATGGAATGTCGTAGTTTTAATTTGGGCCTACTTGATCCACACACCTTGCCCCTTGCTGCAGGGCGTTTGAAGTTTGATGGGCTAGTGGTGGTGTTGGGTGCGGGTCTAAATGAGCGCTGGTTTTTGGAAGCAGATGCGCTGTTGCCTAGTAATACTTTTTATGTGGGTGAGCTTGGCACTATTTATCTGCAGCAAGGCTGGCTCAACCGACCGTTTTCGGTGGGCGTGAGTGATCTTAAGAGGGAACATGATGCGTCATTTAGTATGGTTTAG
- a CDS encoding YbgA family protein → MYKFDPKVIRVGISGCLIGQQVRFDGGHKRSDFCTEQLANHVQFVPFCPEMAIGLGTPRPSIRLIHKGEQVIAQTAKGQDVTQALADYGKTMAAQFGGLSGYVLCAKSPSCGMERVRVYNEAGNGNTKDGIGIYAEQLMQAQPLLPLEEDGRLNDVHLRENFVTRVFALHDWQCLCHEGMSAAGLIEFHSRYKYLLMAHHRESYQQLGKLLSDLSRDVPVIADAYIAELMQALSKPVTRNNHTNVLQHLQGYFKRVLNASQRQELTETISQYHQGILPLFAPITLFRHYLNEFPNDYLQQQVYLNPHPEALRLRYGI, encoded by the coding sequence ATGTACAAGTTTGATCCTAAGGTAATTCGTGTTGGCATTAGCGGCTGCTTAATTGGCCAACAGGTGCGCTTTGATGGCGGACATAAGCGCTCGGATTTTTGCACCGAGCAGTTAGCTAATCATGTGCAATTTGTCCCTTTTTGTCCGGAAATGGCCATTGGCTTAGGGACGCCTCGTCCTAGTATTCGTCTTATTCATAAGGGCGAGCAGGTGATTGCTCAAACTGCGAAAGGCCAAGATGTGACTCAAGCACTGGCTGATTATGGTAAGACCATGGCGGCTCAATTTGGCGGCTTAAGTGGCTATGTGCTATGTGCTAAATCACCCAGTTGCGGTATGGAACGGGTGCGAGTCTATAACGAAGCGGGCAATGGTAATACTAAAGATGGGATTGGTATTTATGCCGAGCAGCTAATGCAAGCCCAGCCATTGTTACCCCTAGAAGAAGATGGGCGCTTAAATGATGTGCATTTACGGGAAAATTTTGTCACCCGTGTATTTGCACTTCACGACTGGCAGTGCTTGTGCCATGAAGGAATGAGCGCAGCAGGCCTAATTGAGTTTCATAGTCGCTATAAATACTTATTAATGGCGCATCATCGAGAAAGTTACCAGCAATTAGGCAAACTATTATCTGATCTCTCCCGTGATGTTCCTGTGATTGCCGATGCCTATATTGCTGAGTTAATGCAAGCGTTAAGTAAACCGGTGACGCGTAATAATCACACCAATGTATTACAACATTTACAAGGCTATTTTAAGCGCGTCCTTAATGCCAGCCAGCGCCAAGAGTTAACAGAAACAATTAGCCAATACCATCAAGGTATTTTGCCGTTATTTGCGCCTATTACCCTATTTAGACATTACCTTAACGAATTTCCTAATGACTATTTGCAGCAGCAAGTTTATTTAAATCCTCATCCGGAGGCATTGCGATTGCGCTATGGCATCTGA